In the genome of Euleptes europaea isolate rEulEur1 chromosome 7, rEulEur1.hap1, whole genome shotgun sequence, one region contains:
- the LOC130481126 gene encoding V-type proton ATPase catalytic subunit A-like, with translation MEFSKLPKIGDAENESLLGFVHGVSGPVVIACKMSGAAMYELVRVGHAELVGEIIRLEGDLATVQVYEETSGVCVGDPVLRTGKPLSVELGPGIMGSIFDGIQRPLKDITELTKSIYIPRGINISALSRDLKWDFAPSPNIRVGSHLTGGDIYGIVQENSLIKHKIMVPSRCRGTVTHIAPAGSYDISDVVLELDFEGEKEKLTMVQVWPVRQIRPVAEKLPANHPLLTGQRVLDALFPCVQGGTTAIPGAFGCGKTVISQSLSKYSNSDVIIYVGCGERGNEMSEVLRDFPELTMEVGGKTESIMKRTSLVANTSNMPVAAREASIYTGITLSEYFRDMGYHVSMMADSTSRWAEALREISGRLAEMPADSGYPAYLGARLASFYERAGRVKCLGSPEREGSVSIVGAVSPPGGDFSDPVTSATLGIVQVFWGLDKKLAQRKHFPSVNWLISYSKYMRALDEHYERHYPEFVALRTKAKEILQEEEDLAEIVQLVGKASLAEADKITLEVAKLIKDDFLQQNGYSAYDRFCPFYKTVGMLQNMITFYDLARHAVESTAQSENKITWGIIRENLSDIMYKLSSMKFKDPVKDGEAKIKAAYGQLNEEMQNAFRNLED, from the exons ATGGAATTCTCCAAACTTCCCAAGATTGGGGATGCAGAGAACGAAAGTTTGCTGGGGTTTGTACATGGTGTCTCTGGACCTG TGGTGATTGCCTGCAAGATGTCTGGGGCCGCCATGTATGAGCTGGTGCGTGTTGGCCATGCTGAGCTGGTAGGCGAGATAATCCGTCTGGAGGGAGACCTGGCCACTGTCCAGGTGTACGAGGAGACCT CTGGAGTCTGTGTAGGGGATCCGGTGCTGCGGACCGGGAAGCCGCTGTCTGTGGAGCTTGGCCCCGGCATCATGGGCTCCATCTTTGATGGGATCCAGCGTCCCCTGAAGGACATCACGGAGCTCACCAAGAGCATCTACATCCCCCGGGGCATCAATATCTCAGCCTTGTCCCGGGACCTCAAGTGGGACTTCGCCCCAAGCCCGAACATCCGG GTTGGAAGCCATTTAACTGGTGGGGATATTTATGGAATTGTGCAAGAAAACTCCCTCATCAAACATAAGATTATGGTGCCATCCCGATGCCGTGGCACGGTGACTCACATTGCGCCAGCTGGAAGCTACGATATTTCG GATGTGGTGCTGGAGCTGGACtttgagggagagaaagagaaactgaCGATGGTGCAAGTGTGGCCTGTGAGGCAAATCCGGCCTGTCGCAGAGAAGCTGCCGGCCAATCACCCCCTGCTGACTGGCCAGAGAGTCCTGGATGCCCTCTTCCC GTGTGTTCAAGGTGGGACCACGGCCATCCCAGGAGCCTTCGGTTGCGGCAAGACAGTCATTTCACAGTCGCTCTCCAAGTACTCCAATAGCGACGTCATCATCTATGTGGGCTGTGGGGAACGGGGGAACGAGATGTCAGAGGTGCTGAGGGACTTCCCCGAG CTGACGATGGAAGTGGGTGGCAAGACGGAGAGCATCATGAAACGTACGTCGCTTGTCGCCAATACATCCAACATGCCTGTGGCCGCCAGAGAGGCCTCCATATATACAG GAATCACGCTCTCAGAGTACTTCCGTGACATGGGATATCACGTCAGCATGATGGCGGACTCCACCTCCCGCTGGGCCGAGGCACTTCGTGAAATCTCCGGGCGTTTAGCTGAAATGCCTGCAG ACAGCGGCTACCCAGCCTACCTGGGTGCCCGTTTGGCATCTTTCTATGAGCGAGCCGGGCGTGTCAAGTGCTTGGGCAGCCCGGAGCGAGAGGGGAGCGTCAGCATTGTCGGAGC GGTGTCCCCTCCTGGTGGTGACTTCTCTGACCCGGTAACCTCAGCAACACTGGGGATCGTCCAG gtCTTCTGGGGCCTGGACAAGAAACTGGCCCAGCGGAAGCACTTCCCGTCTGTGAACTGGCTCATCAGCTACAGCAAGTACATGCGGGCTTTGGACGAACACTACGAACGGCATTACCCGGAGTTTGTCGCCTTGCGCACGAAGGCCAAAGAGAtcctgcaggaggaggaagactTGGCCGAGATCGTCCAGCTGGTTGGgaag gcCTCCCTTGCAGAAGCTGACAAGATAACCCTTGAGGTGGCCAAACTGATCAAGGATGACTTTCTGCAACAAAACGGCTACTCTGCCTATGACAG GTTTTGCCCTTTCTATAAGACGGTGGGCATGCTCCAGAACATGATTACTTTCTACGACCTGGCTCGCCACGCAGTGGAGTCCACAGCCCAGTCGGAGAACAAGATCACGTGGGGCATCATCCGTGAGAACCTGAGTGACATCATGTACAAGCTCAGCTCCATGAAGTTcaag